From the genome of Actinacidiphila yeochonensis CN732, one region includes:
- a CDS encoding NADPH-dependent FMN reductase has protein sequence MTKIGIILGSTRPGRNGEAVARWVYDLAAQRTDAEFELVDLLDYDLPHLDEPVPPARGQYSRPHTFRWAEKIASFDGFVMVTPEYNHSTSGALKNAIDFLYAEWNNKAVGFVGYGAVGGTRAVEHLRLIAAELQMADVRAQVALSVLTDFENFSVFKPSAVHAGHLSDVLDQVVAWSAALAPLRATA, from the coding sequence GTGACCAAGATCGGCATCATCCTCGGCAGCACCCGCCCGGGCCGCAACGGCGAGGCCGTCGCCCGCTGGGTGTACGACCTGGCCGCCCAGCGCACCGACGCCGAGTTCGAGCTGGTGGACCTGCTCGACTACGACCTCCCGCACCTCGACGAGCCCGTGCCCCCGGCCAGGGGCCAGTACAGCCGGCCGCACACCTTCCGTTGGGCCGAGAAGATCGCCTCCTTCGACGGCTTCGTCATGGTGACCCCGGAGTACAACCACTCCACCTCCGGCGCCCTGAAGAACGCCATCGACTTCCTCTACGCCGAGTGGAACAACAAGGCCGTCGGCTTCGTCGGCTACGGCGCCGTGGGCGGCACCCGCGCGGTCGAGCACCTGCGGCTCATCGCCGCCGAGCTCCAGATGGCCGACGTCCGCGCCCAGGTCGCGCTGTCGGTCCTCACGGACTTCGAGAACTTCTCCGTGTTCAAGCCGAGCGCCGTCCACGCCGGGCATCTCAGCGACGTCCTGGACCAGGTCGTCGCCTGGAGCGCCGCGCTCGCCCCGCTGCGCGCCACCGCCTGA
- a CDS encoding alpha/beta fold hydrolase produces MSGVDEMVVAEDGVRLWAARSGAGAPVVFCHGGPGLWDFLGDAAGLLADRATVHRWDQRGCGRSQRCGPYSVARSVADLDAVRGHFGLERMALLGHSYGADLALRYALAHPERVSGLVYVSGTGIDSRSTWRSTYQRNLRANLGQHLARWEELERRERTEAEEREWCVLQWSADYGDRERALEQAAASATPWFGVNVECNATVNAEVARTSGTPELRSACERLEVPVLIVHGSEDIRPNWALDSLERALPRVSRTVLDGAGHLPWVEDPDGFRAAVGGFLAGSGADRR; encoded by the coding sequence ATGAGCGGTGTGGACGAGATGGTGGTGGCCGAGGACGGCGTGCGGCTGTGGGCGGCCCGGAGCGGCGCGGGAGCTCCCGTGGTCTTCTGCCACGGCGGGCCCGGCCTGTGGGACTTCCTCGGCGACGCGGCCGGGCTGCTGGCGGACCGGGCCACCGTTCACCGGTGGGACCAGCGGGGATGCGGGCGGTCGCAGCGGTGCGGGCCGTACTCGGTCGCGCGGTCCGTGGCCGATCTGGACGCCGTACGAGGCCACTTCGGGTTGGAGCGGATGGCGCTGCTGGGCCATTCGTACGGTGCCGATCTGGCGCTGCGGTACGCGCTCGCCCACCCCGAGCGGGTGAGCGGGCTGGTCTACGTGTCCGGCACCGGGATCGACAGCCGCAGCACCTGGCGGTCCACCTACCAACGGAACCTGCGGGCCAACCTCGGTCAGCACCTGGCACGTTGGGAGGAGCTGGAGCGCCGGGAGCGTACCGAGGCGGAGGAGCGGGAGTGGTGCGTGCTGCAGTGGTCCGCGGACTACGGTGACCGGGAGCGGGCGCTGGAGCAGGCGGCGGCGTCGGCCACGCCCTGGTTCGGGGTGAACGTCGAGTGCAACGCGACCGTCAACGCCGAGGTCGCCCGCACCTCGGGGACACCGGAACTGCGGTCGGCCTGCGAGAGGTTGGAGGTGCCCGTGCTGATCGTCCACGGCTCCGAGGACATCCGGCCGAACTGGGCGCTCGACTCGCTGGAACGGGCCCTTCCCCGGGTCTCGCGGACCGTGCTCGACGGCGCGGGCCACCTCCCCTGGGTGGAGGACCCGGACGGTTTCCGCGCCGCGGTCGGCGGCTTCCTGGCCGGGTCCGGGGCCGACCGCCGCTGA